A section of the Deltaproteobacteria bacterium genome encodes:
- a CDS encoding acyl-CoA dehydrogenase family protein, which yields MLTVDLFAPTEEHTLLRKTVRDFVRAHVEPQALEYDRQERFNLPLFRQLGELGLLGITVPAEYGGSGMDALAAVIAHEELSASDPGFCLAYLAHAMLFVNNFCHNANDEQRQRYLDKVISGEWVGGMCMTEPAAGTDVLGMKSEAVRRGDYYYLNGRKMFITNGALDDSTLGNIFLVYARTEKGISSFVVEKGFSGFSLGQRLHGKAGMRASMTAELVFDDCAVPVENRLGEEGDSLLHMMRNLEIERVTIAAMSTGIAGRCVEVMTRYANERTAFGQPINAFGQIQRYIADSYAQYMAARTYLYYTAARMDLNKPGQRIDSDGVKLVATTMAKQVADNAMQVLGGYGYLGEYVVERLWRDAKLLEIGGGTLEAHQKNITKDLTRRMDLIR from the coding sequence ATGCTGACCGTAGATCTCTTTGCCCCCACTGAAGAACATACCCTGCTGCGGAAGACCGTGCGCGATTTCGTGCGTGCGCACGTAGAGCCGCAAGCTCTAGAGTACGACAGACAGGAGCGTTTCAATCTGCCGCTGTTCCGTCAGCTTGGCGAGCTGGGCTTGTTAGGCATTACCGTACCAGCAGAATATGGCGGCTCCGGCATGGACGCGCTGGCTGCCGTGATCGCGCACGAAGAATTGTCCGCGTCCGATCCTGGGTTCTGCCTGGCGTATCTGGCGCACGCGATGCTGTTCGTCAATAACTTCTGCCACAATGCCAACGACGAGCAACGCCAGCGCTATCTCGACAAGGTGATCTCCGGCGAATGGGTCGGCGGCATGTGCATGACCGAACCTGCGGCGGGGACGGATGTCTTAGGCATGAAGAGCGAGGCCGTGCGCCGTGGCGATTATTACTATCTGAACGGGCGCAAGATGTTCATTACCAATGGCGCGCTCGATGACTCCACGTTGGGGAACATCTTCCTCGTTTATGCCCGGACCGAGAAAGGCATCAGCTCGTTCGTGGTGGAAAAAGGATTTTCGGGATTTTCCCTCGGGCAACGGCTGCATGGGAAAGCCGGCATGCGCGCGTCGATGACGGCGGAACTGGTCTTCGACGATTGCGCGGTGCCGGTGGAGAATCGTCTCGGCGAAGAAGGCGACAGCCTGCTCCACATGATGCGCAATTTGGAGATCGAGCGCGTGACCATTGCCGCAATGTCCACCGGCATCGCCGGACGCTGTGTGGAGGTGATGACACGTTATGCCAACGAACGTACCGCTTTTGGCCAACCCATCAATGCCTTCGGTCAGATTCAGCGTTACATCGCCGACTCCTACGCGCAGTACATGGCGGCGCGCACCTATCTCTATTACACCGCCGCGCGGATGGACCTGAACAAGCCCGGCCAGCGAATCGACTCCGACGGCGTCAAACTGGTGGCGACGACGATGGCCAAGCAGGTGGCAGACAATGCCATGCAAGTGCTGGGCGGCTACGGGTATCTCGGCGAGTATGTCGTCGAGCGGCTGTGGCGCGATGCCAAACTCCTGGAAATTGGCGGTGGCACGCTGGAGGCGCATCAAAAGAATATTACCAAGGACCTGACGCGCCGGATGGATTTGATCCGCTAA
- a CDS encoding GspH/FimT family pseudopilin gives MKFLWNSRPCSGTSVSVTQARGFTLFELILVILIISVAAALVGPAIGSRLLQTNIRRTVLQLRSAVEVMRMHAVRSGREEVMVVDPRDNAYWREGGGEPVALSPDSALLSARSRWLRENGQAEFHFYPDGTNSGGAIRVEQGRGSATAYVVVLDPLLGIASIMRDE, from the coding sequence ATGAAATTCTTGTGGAACTCCCGCCCGTGTAGCGGGACATCTGTGTCGGTCACTCAGGCTCGCGGTTTTACTCTGTTTGAGCTGATTCTCGTGATATTGATCATCAGCGTTGCCGCCGCGTTAGTGGGACCGGCGATCGGCAGCCGGTTGTTACAAACGAATATCCGCCGCACGGTCCTCCAGCTCCGTTCCGCTGTGGAAGTAATGCGGATGCACGCCGTGCGCTCCGGCCGGGAAGAAGTCATGGTGGTGGACCCGAGGGATAATGCCTACTGGCGGGAAGGTGGAGGCGAGCCGGTGGCCTTGTCTCCAGACAGTGCTCTGCTCTCGGCCCGCAGTCGCTGGCTGCGGGAAAACGGGCAGGCGGAGTTTCATTTTTACCCAGACGGGACCAACTCGGGCGGTGCCATTCGGGTCGAGCAGGGGCGCGGCAGCGCTACCGCCTATGTGGTGGTGTTGGACCCTCTCCTGGGCATAGCCTCGATCATGCGGGATGAGTGA
- a CDS encoding prepilin-type N-terminal cleavage/methylation domain-containing protein: MRRDSRNNTSHSGRAVRDPESRSKRLDSRLRGNDGQGWTATDEVRAFGEQGFTLLEVMVALSILAMGIVTVLQLFSGSLQLGVKASRHTQAAIYAQNVMDRIFAQTRLENGEDGGEFPGGYSWRSRVEELRPDEDQSSLKPNRPNPMDLFHLKEIEVQIRWEENGGSKVFALKSLRTQIEQSDNALPPPSDQPN; encoded by the coding sequence ATGCGAAGAGACAGCAGGAACAACACGAGTCATTCCGGGCGAGCGGTGCGAGACCCGGAATCCAGGAGCAAAAGACTGGATTCCCGCCTGCGCGGGAATGACGGTCAGGGGTGGACCGCTACAGACGAAGTACGAGCCTTTGGCGAACAAGGCTTCACATTGCTGGAAGTGATGGTCGCCTTGTCTATTTTGGCGATGGGCATCGTGACCGTGCTGCAACTCTTCTCCGGCAGTTTGCAGCTTGGCGTCAAAGCCTCTCGACACACGCAGGCTGCCATCTACGCCCAAAACGTGATGGATCGTATCTTCGCGCAAACGCGGCTGGAAAACGGGGAGGACGGTGGCGAATTCCCGGGCGGGTATTCCTGGCGCTCCCGCGTCGAGGAACTGCGCCCCGACGAGGACCAATCCTCGCTGAAACCCAATCGCCCTAATCCGATGGATCTGTTTCACCTCAAAGAGATTGAAGTCCAGATTCGCTGGGAGGAAAATGGCGGATCGAAAGTCTTTGCCCTCAAATCTCTTCGTACACAAATCGAGCAATCCGATAATGCCCTCCCCCCCCCGTCAGACCAACCCAACTGA
- a CDS encoding prepilin-type N-terminal cleavage/methylation domain-containing protein: MPSPPRQTNPTDASGFTLLELIISLTIVGLVAVLIYATLNIGAGAADRGEVRTRENQRARAALSLIGRHLKSAYPLTLQGEQGSFVYFFGEPNALSFISSAGRPEAGGLEKVTYFLREQNGRRSLWVRTSSPTLPTDLLNSREGSLRQETEVLPEVDDLAWEFLGRSQNEMDMRGRPREEWTNYWDGTQEKSLPVAVRFSWRARLGALPYEWRIETPLYVLNPPPDLLGTIQGGDAAARRDRLRRGGLGERKREEKGRNR, translated from the coding sequence ATGCCCTCCCCCCCCCGTCAGACCAACCCAACTGATGCCTCCGGCTTCACTCTGCTGGAACTCATCATCAGTTTGACGATCGTGGGGCTCGTAGCGGTCCTGATTTATGCCACGCTCAATATTGGCGCGGGCGCGGCAGACCGTGGCGAAGTGCGCACTCGCGAGAATCAACGGGCACGCGCCGCGCTTTCGCTCATCGGGCGTCATCTCAAATCCGCCTATCCCTTGACCTTGCAGGGCGAGCAGGGATCGTTTGTCTACTTTTTTGGCGAACCGAACGCGCTGAGTTTCATTTCCAGTGCCGGGAGACCGGAGGCTGGCGGTCTCGAGAAGGTGACGTATTTTCTCCGCGAACAGAACGGGCGGCGGAGTTTGTGGGTGCGTACCTCCTCGCCCACATTACCGACAGATTTGCTCAACAGCCGCGAGGGCAGCCTCCGCCAAGAGACCGAAGTGTTACCGGAGGTCGATGACCTGGCGTGGGAATTTCTCGGGCGCTCACAAAATGAAATGGATATGCGCGGACGACCGCGTGAAGAATGGACCAACTATTGGGACGGCACGCAAGAAAAATCCTTGCCGGTGGCAGTGCGCTTCTCGTGGCGGGCGCGGCTTGGGGCGCTGCCCTACGAGTGGCGCATTGAGACGCCGCTCTACGTGCTGAACCCGCCGCCCGATCTCCTGGGAACCATCCAAGGTGGAGATGCCGCAGCACGGCGTGATCGGCTCCGTCGTGGCGGGCTCGGAGAGCGCAAGCGCGAAGAAAAAGGACGAAACCGATGA
- a CDS encoding general secretion pathway protein GspK: MKQERGIVLIMVIWALTVLMVLALELARTMRIEGLTAQTYHEEVETYYLALAGLHRALYAVVRAQQQGRSMLDRPGGIGGLQRGLSSDDQRSVAQEKQDIWVRGDGRWQSEEFGAGGYWVRVLDEGGKINLNRVDEIALRQAFVNLGFEVKPSEELTDAILDWRDADNLVRLHGAESDDYLARNVPYPAKDGPFDTLDELLLVRGVTPALFYGSGGAGLRDLFTVYSAGGGNTPNLLTASPLVIRAVLGLDERLVEDLVRQRADASAADMANLFPSGSNRGGVNLTIPTVVTIDSVGYLNGNGFTRRLAAVVQRQGGVYGFRFLRWQDRYEGVGDAKLTTGG; the protein is encoded by the coding sequence ATGAAGCAAGAACGCGGCATCGTGCTGATCATGGTGATCTGGGCGCTAACCGTGCTTATGGTCTTGGCCTTGGAGCTGGCGCGGACCATGCGTATCGAAGGGCTCACTGCCCAGACCTACCACGAAGAAGTGGAAACGTACTATCTCGCGCTGGCGGGTTTGCATCGTGCCTTGTACGCCGTGGTCCGCGCGCAGCAACAAGGGCGGTCGATGTTAGATCGACCCGGCGGCATCGGCGGTCTCCAACGCGGGTTAAGCTCGGACGATCAACGGAGTGTCGCGCAAGAAAAACAGGATATCTGGGTACGCGGCGATGGCCGCTGGCAAAGCGAAGAATTCGGAGCCGGCGGCTACTGGGTGCGCGTACTCGATGAGGGGGGCAAGATTAACCTCAACCGGGTGGATGAGATCGCTCTCCGCCAGGCATTCGTCAACCTGGGCTTCGAGGTCAAGCCGTCGGAAGAGCTGACCGACGCGATCCTCGACTGGCGCGATGCCGATAATTTGGTGCGCCTGCACGGTGCCGAAAGCGACGATTATCTTGCGCGCAATGTCCCTTACCCGGCGAAAGATGGACCGTTCGACACCTTGGACGAACTGTTGCTCGTGCGCGGCGTCACCCCTGCCTTATTCTACGGAAGCGGCGGAGCAGGGTTGCGCGATCTTTTCACGGTGTATTCGGCGGGAGGGGGCAATACTCCGAACCTGCTGACCGCTAGCCCCCTCGTCATCCGTGCCGTGCTGGGACTCGACGAAAGACTAGTGGAGGATCTCGTGCGGCAGCGTGCCGACGCCAGCGCCGCTGACATGGCCAATTTGTTCCCGAGCGGGTCCAACCGAGGAGGGGTAAATCTCACGATTCCCACTGTCGTCACCATCGACAGCGTCGGCTACCTCAACGGCAACGGTTTCACCCGCCGCCTTGCCGCCGTCGTGCAGCGCCAGGGTGGCGTGTATGGTTTCCGCTTTCTCCGTTGGCAAGACCGCTATGAAGGAGTCGGGGACGCCAAACTCACGACTGGAGGATAA
- a CDS encoding amidohydrolase: MDSQTISRRRACEMIDAPNQWRLETPGHKGWERTARPTDPNKYFMVSCDSHTNEPAELWRERLESKYRDRLPKIVVDENGVKWQVSEGWQKSRLHDTVFHGEDLERQKSGADPEQRLQDMARDGVDAEIIFPNKGLLMWATPEPEFAMAQCRVYNDWAWETFGKYNARMSPMAALATGDLEGSIAEIHRVAKMGYRGLTLPCKPIFGAYDAKQPNYNLPMFDPLWAAIEETGLPITFHISTGRDPRVARKDGGAVINYVSHSLAPTVEPIANMCASGVLERFPHLKFAAIECGIGWVAWAIGAMDEAYKKHHMWTWPKLKKLPSDYFREHGYASFQEDQVGIDLAIKYNLVNNCLWANDYPHHEGSWPHSAEAIERQMGALDGKIRAKILGLNAAKLFKFDVPQTYAEHYGETLH; encoded by the coding sequence ATGGACAGTCAGACAATTTCGAGAAGGAGGGCATGCGAGATGATCGATGCACCGAACCAATGGCGACTAGAAACCCCAGGGCACAAAGGCTGGGAGCGAACCGCTCGGCCCACTGACCCTAATAAGTATTTCATGGTCTCGTGTGATAGCCACACTAACGAACCTGCGGAATTGTGGCGCGAGCGTCTGGAGTCGAAGTATCGCGACCGCTTGCCGAAGATCGTCGTCGATGAAAACGGCGTGAAATGGCAGGTGTCGGAAGGATGGCAAAAATCGCGGCTGCATGACACCGTCTTCCACGGCGAAGACCTCGAACGGCAAAAATCTGGAGCCGACCCCGAGCAGCGTCTGCAAGACATGGCTCGTGACGGTGTCGATGCCGAGATCATCTTCCCCAACAAAGGGTTGCTCATGTGGGCGACGCCGGAGCCCGAGTTCGCCATGGCCCAGTGCCGCGTTTACAACGATTGGGCGTGGGAAACGTTCGGCAAATATAACGCTCGCATGTCACCGATGGCGGCGCTTGCCACTGGCGACCTCGAAGGCTCGATTGCCGAGATCCATCGTGTCGCGAAGATGGGCTATCGCGGCCTCACGCTGCCCTGCAAACCGATCTTTGGTGCCTACGATGCCAAACAGCCGAACTACAATCTGCCGATGTTCGATCCCCTGTGGGCGGCGATTGAGGAAACCGGACTGCCAATCACGTTCCATATTTCCACTGGGCGCGACCCGCGCGTCGCGCGCAAAGACGGCGGCGCGGTGATCAACTACGTGTCGCATTCCTTGGCGCCAACGGTCGAGCCGATTGCCAACATGTGCGCGTCCGGCGTGCTGGAACGCTTCCCGCACCTAAAATTTGCTGCCATCGAGTGTGGCATTGGCTGGGTGGCATGGGCCATCGGTGCCATGGACGAAGCCTACAAGAAGCATCATATGTGGACGTGGCCGAAGCTGAAGAAGCTGCCGAGCGACTACTTCCGCGAGCATGGCTATGCCTCGTTCCAAGAAGATCAGGTGGGGATCGACCTCGCGATCAAGTACAACTTGGTCAACAACTGCCTGTGGGCGAACGACTACCCGCACCACGAAGGTTCATGGCCACATTCGGCTGAAGCCATCGAGCGGCAGATGGGCGCCCTCGATGGAAAGATTCGCGCCAAGATCCTGGGCTTGAACGCGGCGAAGCTGTTTAAGTTTGACGTGCCGCAGACGTACGCCGAGCATTACGGGGAGACGTTGCACTAG
- a CDS encoding aromatic ring-hydroxylating dioxygenase subunit alpha gives MAARSPGVTVQELLNLERSLVPPALREVAADNLGSEDIATERYYACEFYRLEVERMWSKVWQMACREEEIPQVGDHIVYEIADTSLIVVRTSEQEIKAYHNACLHRGRMLRESGGNVAQFQCPFHGFTWRLDGTLKFVPCRWDFPHIKDAEFSLPEAKVGTWGGFVFVNLDPACITLEDYLADLPSHFTQWDYEHRYKLAHVAKVVAMNWKVGVEAFMESLHVLATHPAIMPSTADTNTQYDVQKAKPHYNRMITAMASPSPHLGEGVSEQAIWEAVKGQVGASRMDVQLPEGITAREFAADIMRAHMRQMTNGADFSHATDSEMLDAIQYYVFPNFFPWGGYGPNIIYRFRPYKNEPEQTLMEVMFLAPVPQDKLRPKPAPMHLLGPDEKWADAKELGLLGGVFDQDMSNMPLVQKGLRAARKPGVTLANYQESRIRHLHRTLDLYISGEIRAQAGKGNGQVANGRARVAKKSLPAKAQGAHMNAPSSSPKTSATSPRNARRTSAARQT, from the coding sequence ATGGCCGCACGCTCTCCGGGCGTGACCGTCCAAGAATTATTGAACCTGGAGCGGTCCCTCGTTCCTCCTGCGCTGCGAGAAGTCGCTGCCGACAATCTCGGCTCGGAAGATATCGCTACCGAGCGATATTATGCGTGCGAGTTTTATCGGCTCGAAGTGGAGCGGATGTGGAGCAAGGTGTGGCAGATGGCCTGTCGCGAAGAGGAGATTCCCCAGGTCGGCGACCATATCGTCTATGAAATCGCCGATACTTCGTTGATCGTCGTCCGCACCAGCGAACAGGAAATCAAAGCCTATCATAACGCCTGCTTGCATCGTGGGCGTATGCTCCGCGAGAGCGGCGGTAACGTTGCTCAGTTTCAATGCCCATTTCATGGGTTTACCTGGCGGCTCGACGGCACGCTGAAGTTCGTGCCCTGCCGGTGGGACTTCCCCCACATCAAAGACGCAGAATTCAGCTTGCCGGAGGCCAAGGTTGGCACCTGGGGAGGGTTCGTGTTCGTGAACCTCGACCCCGCCTGCATTACGCTAGAAGACTATCTCGCTGATTTACCGTCGCACTTTACCCAGTGGGACTACGAGCACCGCTACAAGCTCGCGCACGTGGCCAAAGTCGTGGCGATGAATTGGAAGGTCGGCGTCGAAGCCTTCATGGAATCGTTGCACGTCCTGGCCACGCATCCGGCGATCATGCCTTCAACGGCGGACACCAACACCCAGTACGACGTGCAAAAGGCCAAGCCGCATTACAACCGCATGATTACCGCCATGGCTTCGCCCAGCCCGCATCTCGGCGAGGGCGTGAGCGAACAAGCCATTTGGGAAGCGGTGAAGGGGCAGGTCGGTGCCAGTCGGATGGACGTGCAATTACCCGAGGGCATCACTGCCCGCGAGTTTGCCGCCGATATCATGCGCGCGCACATGCGTCAGATGACCAACGGGGCGGATTTCTCGCACGCTACTGATAGCGAGATGCTCGACGCCATCCAGTACTACGTCTTCCCCAATTTCTTCCCGTGGGGTGGCTACGGCCCGAACATCATTTACCGCTTCCGCCCCTACAAGAACGAGCCGGAGCAAACCTTGATGGAGGTCATGTTTTTGGCTCCGGTTCCTCAAGATAAACTGCGACCCAAACCAGCCCCTATGCATCTGTTAGGTCCAGACGAGAAGTGGGCGGATGCGAAAGAGCTGGGACTGCTTGGTGGGGTATTCGACCAGGACATGAGCAACATGCCGCTGGTACAGAAGGGACTGCGCGCCGCACGCAAACCAGGGGTTACGCTCGCGAATTATCAAGAGAGCCGCATCCGCCACCTGCACCGGACATTGGATTTGTACATCTCGGGAGAGATCCGCGCGCAGGCAGGGAAAGGGAATGGACAGGTTGCGAACGGGCGGGCACGAGTCGCCAAAAAGAGCCTGCCCGCCAAAGCGCAGGGCGCTCACATGAACGCCCCGTCTTCTTCGCCGAAAACTAGTGCAACGTCTCCCCGTAATGCTCGGCGTACGTCTGCGGCACGTCAAACTTAA
- a CDS encoding LLM class F420-dependent oxidoreductase, with product MKVGVFLLTADPDTDPAVIAKRAEELGFASFWVPEHPIIPTQFSTGYPGSRDGRIPDGAKRIADPFVALARASAVTTNIQLGTGICLVPERNPLLLAKEIASLDRYSGGRFLFGIGAGWLKEESEIMGGDFVHRWTQTREAILAMKQLWTTEESEYHGKYYNFPPVISFPKPAQRPHPPVLLGGSSKHVFKRIIEWGDGWVPTIGSAEQIRRGRETLNDLATAVGRDPQAIPVFAFGGPGQFRDRAQIDELEQAGANHATIWLKDITKAGALNELEELARQVLSR from the coding sequence ATGAAAGTCGGAGTGTTTCTTTTAACTGCGGACCCGGATACCGATCCTGCGGTCATCGCCAAAAGAGCGGAAGAGTTGGGGTTCGCCTCGTTCTGGGTGCCCGAGCATCCGATCATCCCCACACAGTTCAGCACCGGCTATCCCGGCTCGCGCGATGGGCGCATTCCCGACGGTGCGAAGCGGATTGCCGATCCTTTCGTGGCGTTGGCGCGTGCCTCTGCCGTAACCACGAACATCCAACTCGGCACCGGCATTTGCCTGGTCCCGGAGCGCAACCCACTCTTGTTAGCCAAAGAGATCGCCAGCCTCGATCGATATTCCGGTGGCCGCTTCCTCTTCGGTATCGGTGCCGGCTGGCTCAAAGAAGAATCCGAGATCATGGGCGGAGACTTCGTGCATCGGTGGACGCAAACCCGCGAGGCGATTCTGGCCATGAAGCAACTGTGGACGACCGAGGAATCAGAGTACCACGGCAAATACTACAACTTTCCTCCAGTGATTTCCTTTCCGAAGCCGGCGCAGCGACCGCATCCGCCTGTGCTGCTGGGCGGTTCATCCAAGCACGTCTTCAAGCGCATCATCGAATGGGGCGATGGGTGGGTGCCGACCATCGGCTCTGCCGAACAGATCCGTCGCGGGCGCGAGACCCTGAACGATCTCGCCACGGCAGTCGGACGCGATCCGCAAGCGATCCCCGTGTTTGCCTTTGGCGGTCCGGGACAATTTCGTGACCGCGCACAGATCGACGAGCTGGAGCAAGCCGGGGCCAACCACGCCACTATTTGGCTGAAGGATATTACCAAGGCTGGTGCGTTGAACGAGTTGGAGGAACTGGCTCGACAAGTGCTTTCCCGGTAA
- a CDS encoding SDR family oxidoreductase — MAGLVQGKVAVVTGGSSGIGRATALIFAREGAKVVVADVLVDGGEETVRMIAAAGGEAVFVKTDMAKAADVEAMVQKAVSTYGRLDCAHNNAGIEGATGRTADYKEADWDRVIQINLTGVWLCMKYEIQQMLKQGGGAIVNTASDAGLLGVPQMPAYVASKHGVVGLTKTAALEYAKSGIRVNAVCPGVIKTPMVDRITGLRPGRAERMTAAEPVGRMGKPEEIGEAVVWLCSEAASFVTGLPMPVDGGVAAQ; from the coding sequence ATGGCAGGACTGGTGCAAGGCAAAGTAGCGGTAGTTACGGGTGGTAGCTCGGGTATCGGTCGCGCGACCGCGCTCATCTTTGCGCGCGAGGGCGCGAAGGTAGTGGTAGCGGACGTGCTGGTGGATGGTGGCGAGGAGACGGTACGTATGATCGCAGCCGCCGGTGGTGAAGCGGTCTTCGTCAAAACAGACATGGCGAAAGCAGCGGATGTGGAAGCGATGGTGCAGAAAGCGGTCTCGACCTATGGCCGTCTCGACTGCGCCCACAACAACGCCGGTATCGAAGGCGCAACCGGCAGAACCGCAGATTACAAAGAAGCCGATTGGGATCGGGTGATTCAGATCAACCTCACCGGCGTGTGGCTGTGCATGAAATACGAAATCCAACAGATGCTGAAACAAGGTGGTGGTGCGATCGTCAACACGGCCTCCGATGCCGGCTTGCTGGGCGTGCCGCAAATGCCGGCCTACGTGGCGAGTAAGCATGGTGTTGTCGGTCTCACCAAAACGGCGGCCTTAGAATACGCCAAGTCAGGCATCCGCGTGAATGCGGTGTGCCCGGGCGTGATTAAGACGCCGATGGTCGATCGCATTACCGGTCTGCGCCCGGGGCGCGCCGAGCGCATGACCGCAGCCGAGCCGGTCGGACGCATGGGCAAGCCGGAAGAAATCGGCGAAGCCGTGGTGTGGCTCTGTTCGGAAGCGGCCTCGTTCGTCACCGGCCTGCCGATGCCGGTCGATGGCGGCGTGGCGGCGCAGTAG